From Orcinus orca chromosome 3, mOrcOrc1.1, whole genome shotgun sequence, a single genomic window includes:
- the MBD3 gene encoding methyl-CpG-binding domain protein 3 isoform X4, with protein sequence MERKRWECPALPQGWEREEVPRRSGLSAGHRDVFYYSPSGKKFRSKPQLARYLGGSMDLSTFDFRTGKMLMGKMNKSRQRVRYDSPSQVKGKPDLNTALPVRQTASIFKQPVTKITNHPSNKVKSDPQKAVEQPRQLFWEKKLSGLNAFDIAEELVKTMDLPKGLQGVGPGCTDETLLSAIASALHTSTMPITGQLSAAVEKNPGVWLNTAQPLCKAFMVTDEDIRRQEELVQQVRKRLEEALMADMLAHVEELARDGEAPLGRAGADGDEDDGDQEEGPDQDQEMEHV encoded by the exons ATGGAGCGGAAGAGGTGGGAGTGCCCGGCGCTCCcgcagggctgggagagggaagaagtgCCCAGAAGGTCGGGGCTGTCGGCCGGCCACAGGGATGTCTTTTACTATAG CCCGAGCGGGAAGAAGTTCCGGAGCAAGCCCCAGCTGGCGCGCTACCTGGGCGGCTCCATGGACCTGAGCACCTTCGACTTCCGCACGGGCAAGATGCTGATGGGCAAGATGAACAAGAGCCGGCAGCGGGTGCGCTATGACTCCCCGAGCCAGGTCAAG GGCAAGCCCGACCTGAACACGGCCCTCCCGGTCAGGCAGACGGCGTCCATCTTCAAGCAGCCAGTGACCAAGATCACCAACCACCCCAGCAACAAGGTGAAGAGCGACCCCCAGAAGGCCGTGGAGCAGCCCCGGCAG CTCTTCTGGGAGAAGAAGCTGAGCGGCCTGAATGCCTTTGACATCGCGGAGGAGCTCGTGAAGACCATGGACCTCCCCAAGGGCTTGCAAG GCGTGGGTCCCGGCTGCACGGATGAGACGCTGCTCTCGGCCATTGCCAGCGCCCTGCACACCAGCACCATGCCCATCACCGGGCAGCTCTCAGCCGCCGTGGAGAAGAACCCCGGGGTGTGGCTCAACacagcccagccgctctgcaagGCCTTCATGGTGACCGATGAGGACATCAG gaggcaggaggaactGGTGCAGCAGGTCCGCAAGCGGCTGGAGGAGGCGCTGATGGCCGACATGCTGGCTCACGTGGAAGAGCTGGCCCGGGACGGCGAGGCGCCGCTGGGCAGGGCGGGCGCTGACGGGGATGAGGACGACGGGGACCAGGAGGAGGGGCCCGACCAGGACCAGGAGATGGAGCACGTGTAG
- the MBD3 gene encoding methyl-CpG-binding domain protein 3 isoform X5: MERKSPSGKKFRSKPQLARYLGGSMDLSTFDFRTGKMLMGKMNKSRQRVRYDSPSQVKGKPDLNTALPVRQTASIFKQPVTKITNHPSNKVKSDPQKAVEQPRQLFWEKKLSGLNAFDIAEELVKTMDLPKGLQGVGPGCTDETLLSAIASALHTSTMPITGQLSAAVEKNPGVWLNTAQPLCKAFMVTDEDIRRQEELVQQVRKRLEEALMADMLAHVEELARDGEAPLGRAGADGDEDDGDQEEGPDQDQEMEHV, from the exons ATGGAGCGGAAGAG CCCGAGCGGGAAGAAGTTCCGGAGCAAGCCCCAGCTGGCGCGCTACCTGGGCGGCTCCATGGACCTGAGCACCTTCGACTTCCGCACGGGCAAGATGCTGATGGGCAAGATGAACAAGAGCCGGCAGCGGGTGCGCTATGACTCCCCGAGCCAGGTCAAG GGCAAGCCCGACCTGAACACGGCCCTCCCGGTCAGGCAGACGGCGTCCATCTTCAAGCAGCCAGTGACCAAGATCACCAACCACCCCAGCAACAAGGTGAAGAGCGACCCCCAGAAGGCCGTGGAGCAGCCCCGGCAG CTCTTCTGGGAGAAGAAGCTGAGCGGCCTGAATGCCTTTGACATCGCGGAGGAGCTCGTGAAGACCATGGACCTCCCCAAGGGCTTGCAAG GCGTGGGTCCCGGCTGCACGGATGAGACGCTGCTCTCGGCCATTGCCAGCGCCCTGCACACCAGCACCATGCCCATCACCGGGCAGCTCTCAGCCGCCGTGGAGAAGAACCCCGGGGTGTGGCTCAACacagcccagccgctctgcaagGCCTTCATGGTGACCGATGAGGACATCAG gaggcaggaggaactGGTGCAGCAGGTCCGCAAGCGGCTGGAGGAGGCGCTGATGGCCGACATGCTGGCTCACGTGGAAGAGCTGGCCCGGGACGGCGAGGCGCCGCTGGGCAGGGCGGGCGCTGACGGGGATGAGGACGACGGGGACCAGGAGGAGGGGCCCGACCAGGACCAGGAGATGGAGCACGTGTAG
- the MBD3 gene encoding methyl-CpG-binding domain protein 3 isoform X2 translates to MWDLPGPGLEPVSPALAGRLLITAPPGKTPEVILKVQILRKAGSARQVDPPSLGSGLSLARTSFILLFGPHWASRVTSLLIGLGSALTHHGSYSPASGPGPGLRAWCWLHPHDGPNASGSCRGPPGFWLPVYSTGPSGKKFRSKPQLARYLGGSMDLSTFDFRTGKMLMGKMNKSRQRVRYDSPSQVKTASIFKQPVTKITNHPSNKVKSDPQKAVEQPRQLFWEKKLSGLNAFDIAEELVKTMDLPKGLQGVGPGCTDETLLSAIASALHTSTMPITGQLSAAVEKNPGVWLNTAQPLCKAFMVTDEDIRRQEELVQQVRKRLEEALMADMLAHVEELARDGEAPLGRAGADGDEDDGDQEEGPDQDQEMEHV, encoded by the exons atgtgggatcttcccggaccagggctcgagcccgtgtcccctgcattggcaggcagactcttaatcactgcgccaccagggaagaccccagagGTCATTTTAAAGGTGCAAATACTCAGGAAAGCAGGAAGTGCTCGGCAGGTTGACCCCCCTTCCTTGGGCAGCGGGCTCAGCTTGGCCAGAACCAGCTTCATCTTGCTGTTTGGGCCTCACTGGGCATCTCGGGTTACAAGCCTCCTTATAGGCCTGGGGTCAGCACTCACTCATCACGGCTCGTACAGCCCTGCATCCGGCCCAGGCCCTGGGCTCCGCGCTTGGTGCTGGCTCCATCCCCATGACGGCCCCAATGCTTCAGGGTCCTGCCGAGGGCCACCAGGCTTCTGGCTACCTGTCTACTCCACCGG CCCGAGCGGGAAGAAGTTCCGGAGCAAGCCCCAGCTGGCGCGCTACCTGGGCGGCTCCATGGACCTGAGCACCTTCGACTTCCGCACGGGCAAGATGCTGATGGGCAAGATGAACAAGAGCCGGCAGCGGGTGCGCTATGACTCCCCGAGCCAGGTCAAG ACGGCGTCCATCTTCAAGCAGCCAGTGACCAAGATCACCAACCACCCCAGCAACAAGGTGAAGAGCGACCCCCAGAAGGCCGTGGAGCAGCCCCGGCAG CTCTTCTGGGAGAAGAAGCTGAGCGGCCTGAATGCCTTTGACATCGCGGAGGAGCTCGTGAAGACCATGGACCTCCCCAAGGGCTTGCAAG GCGTGGGTCCCGGCTGCACGGATGAGACGCTGCTCTCGGCCATTGCCAGCGCCCTGCACACCAGCACCATGCCCATCACCGGGCAGCTCTCAGCCGCCGTGGAGAAGAACCCCGGGGTGTGGCTCAACacagcccagccgctctgcaagGCCTTCATGGTGACCGATGAGGACATCAG gaggcaggaggaactGGTGCAGCAGGTCCGCAAGCGGCTGGAGGAGGCGCTGATGGCCGACATGCTGGCTCACGTGGAAGAGCTGGCCCGGGACGGCGAGGCGCCGCTGGGCAGGGCGGGCGCTGACGGGGATGAGGACGACGGGGACCAGGAGGAGGGGCCCGACCAGGACCAGGAGATGGAGCACGTGTAG
- the MBD3 gene encoding methyl-CpG-binding domain protein 3 isoform X3 — MWDLPGPGLEPVSPALAGRLLITAPPGKTPEVILKVQILRKAGSARQVDPPSLGSGLSLARTSFILLFGPHWASRVTSLLIGLGSALTHHGSYSPASGPGPGLRAWCWLHPHDGPNASGSCRGPPGFWLPVYSTGPSGKKFRSKPQLARYLGGSMDLSTFDFRTGKMLMGKMNKSRQRVRYDSPSQVKADGVHLQAASDQDHQPPQQQGEERPPEGRGAAPAGVGPGCTDETLLSAIASALHTSTMPITGQLSAAVEKNPGVWLNTAQPLCKAFMVTDEDIRRQEELVQQVRKRLEEALMADMLAHVEELARDGEAPLGRAGADGDEDDGDQEEGPDQDQEMEHV; from the exons atgtgggatcttcccggaccagggctcgagcccgtgtcccctgcattggcaggcagactcttaatcactgcgccaccagggaagaccccagagGTCATTTTAAAGGTGCAAATACTCAGGAAAGCAGGAAGTGCTCGGCAGGTTGACCCCCCTTCCTTGGGCAGCGGGCTCAGCTTGGCCAGAACCAGCTTCATCTTGCTGTTTGGGCCTCACTGGGCATCTCGGGTTACAAGCCTCCTTATAGGCCTGGGGTCAGCACTCACTCATCACGGCTCGTACAGCCCTGCATCCGGCCCAGGCCCTGGGCTCCGCGCTTGGTGCTGGCTCCATCCCCATGACGGCCCCAATGCTTCAGGGTCCTGCCGAGGGCCACCAGGCTTCTGGCTACCTGTCTACTCCACCGG CCCGAGCGGGAAGAAGTTCCGGAGCAAGCCCCAGCTGGCGCGCTACCTGGGCGGCTCCATGGACCTGAGCACCTTCGACTTCCGCACGGGCAAGATGCTGATGGGCAAGATGAACAAGAGCCGGCAGCGGGTGCGCTATGACTCCCCGAGCCAGGTCAAG GCAGACGGCGTCCATCTTCAAGCAGCCAGTGACCAAGATCACCAACCACCCCAGCAACAAGGTGAAGAGCGACCCCCAGAAGGCCGTGGAGCAGCCCCGGCAG GCGTGGGTCCCGGCTGCACGGATGAGACGCTGCTCTCGGCCATTGCCAGCGCCCTGCACACCAGCACCATGCCCATCACCGGGCAGCTCTCAGCCGCCGTGGAGAAGAACCCCGGGGTGTGGCTCAACacagcccagccgctctgcaagGCCTTCATGGTGACCGATGAGGACATCAG gaggcaggaggaactGGTGCAGCAGGTCCGCAAGCGGCTGGAGGAGGCGCTGATGGCCGACATGCTGGCTCACGTGGAAGAGCTGGCCCGGGACGGCGAGGCGCCGCTGGGCAGGGCGGGCGCTGACGGGGATGAGGACGACGGGGACCAGGAGGAGGGGCCCGACCAGGACCAGGAGATGGAGCACGTGTAG
- the MBD3 gene encoding methyl-CpG-binding domain protein 3 isoform X1 gives MWDLPGPGLEPVSPALAGRLLITAPPGKTPEVILKVQILRKAGSARQVDPPSLGSGLSLARTSFILLFGPHWASRVTSLLIGLGSALTHHGSYSPASGPGPGLRAWCWLHPHDGPNASGSCRGPPGFWLPVYSTGPSGKKFRSKPQLARYLGGSMDLSTFDFRTGKMLMGKMNKSRQRVRYDSPSQVKGKPDLNTALPVRQTASIFKQPVTKITNHPSNKVKSDPQKAVEQPRQLFWEKKLSGLNAFDIAEELVKTMDLPKGLQGVGPGCTDETLLSAIASALHTSTMPITGQLSAAVEKNPGVWLNTAQPLCKAFMVTDEDIRRQEELVQQVRKRLEEALMADMLAHVEELARDGEAPLGRAGADGDEDDGDQEEGPDQDQEMEHV, from the exons atgtgggatcttcccggaccagggctcgagcccgtgtcccctgcattggcaggcagactcttaatcactgcgccaccagggaagaccccagagGTCATTTTAAAGGTGCAAATACTCAGGAAAGCAGGAAGTGCTCGGCAGGTTGACCCCCCTTCCTTGGGCAGCGGGCTCAGCTTGGCCAGAACCAGCTTCATCTTGCTGTTTGGGCCTCACTGGGCATCTCGGGTTACAAGCCTCCTTATAGGCCTGGGGTCAGCACTCACTCATCACGGCTCGTACAGCCCTGCATCCGGCCCAGGCCCTGGGCTCCGCGCTTGGTGCTGGCTCCATCCCCATGACGGCCCCAATGCTTCAGGGTCCTGCCGAGGGCCACCAGGCTTCTGGCTACCTGTCTACTCCACCGG CCCGAGCGGGAAGAAGTTCCGGAGCAAGCCCCAGCTGGCGCGCTACCTGGGCGGCTCCATGGACCTGAGCACCTTCGACTTCCGCACGGGCAAGATGCTGATGGGCAAGATGAACAAGAGCCGGCAGCGGGTGCGCTATGACTCCCCGAGCCAGGTCAAG GGCAAGCCCGACCTGAACACGGCCCTCCCGGTCAGGCAGACGGCGTCCATCTTCAAGCAGCCAGTGACCAAGATCACCAACCACCCCAGCAACAAGGTGAAGAGCGACCCCCAGAAGGCCGTGGAGCAGCCCCGGCAG CTCTTCTGGGAGAAGAAGCTGAGCGGCCTGAATGCCTTTGACATCGCGGAGGAGCTCGTGAAGACCATGGACCTCCCCAAGGGCTTGCAAG GCGTGGGTCCCGGCTGCACGGATGAGACGCTGCTCTCGGCCATTGCCAGCGCCCTGCACACCAGCACCATGCCCATCACCGGGCAGCTCTCAGCCGCCGTGGAGAAGAACCCCGGGGTGTGGCTCAACacagcccagccgctctgcaagGCCTTCATGGTGACCGATGAGGACATCAG gaggcaggaggaactGGTGCAGCAGGTCCGCAAGCGGCTGGAGGAGGCGCTGATGGCCGACATGCTGGCTCACGTGGAAGAGCTGGCCCGGGACGGCGAGGCGCCGCTGGGCAGGGCGGGCGCTGACGGGGATGAGGACGACGGGGACCAGGAGGAGGGGCCCGACCAGGACCAGGAGATGGAGCACGTGTAG
- the MBD3 gene encoding methyl-CpG-binding domain protein 3 isoform X6 yields MDLSTFDFRTGKMLMGKMNKSRQRVRYDSPSQVKGKPDLNTALPVRQTASIFKQPVTKITNHPSNKVKSDPQKAVEQPRQLFWEKKLSGLNAFDIAEELVKTMDLPKGLQGVGPGCTDETLLSAIASALHTSTMPITGQLSAAVEKNPGVWLNTAQPLCKAFMVTDEDIRRQEELVQQVRKRLEEALMADMLAHVEELARDGEAPLGRAGADGDEDDGDQEEGPDQDQEMEHV; encoded by the exons ATGGACCTGAGCACCTTCGACTTCCGCACGGGCAAGATGCTGATGGGCAAGATGAACAAGAGCCGGCAGCGGGTGCGCTATGACTCCCCGAGCCAGGTCAAG GGCAAGCCCGACCTGAACACGGCCCTCCCGGTCAGGCAGACGGCGTCCATCTTCAAGCAGCCAGTGACCAAGATCACCAACCACCCCAGCAACAAGGTGAAGAGCGACCCCCAGAAGGCCGTGGAGCAGCCCCGGCAG CTCTTCTGGGAGAAGAAGCTGAGCGGCCTGAATGCCTTTGACATCGCGGAGGAGCTCGTGAAGACCATGGACCTCCCCAAGGGCTTGCAAG GCGTGGGTCCCGGCTGCACGGATGAGACGCTGCTCTCGGCCATTGCCAGCGCCCTGCACACCAGCACCATGCCCATCACCGGGCAGCTCTCAGCCGCCGTGGAGAAGAACCCCGGGGTGTGGCTCAACacagcccagccgctctgcaagGCCTTCATGGTGACCGATGAGGACATCAG gaggcaggaggaactGGTGCAGCAGGTCCGCAAGCGGCTGGAGGAGGCGCTGATGGCCGACATGCTGGCTCACGTGGAAGAGCTGGCCCGGGACGGCGAGGCGCCGCTGGGCAGGGCGGGCGCTGACGGGGATGAGGACGACGGGGACCAGGAGGAGGGGCCCGACCAGGACCAGGAGATGGAGCACGTGTAG
- the MRPL54 gene encoding 39S ribosomal protein L54, mitochondrial, whose amino-acid sequence MAARRLLGATWSSAGWRVRELPDPAASVRLHVRDYAKRPVIKGGKGAVVGEALKDPEVCTDPIRLTTHAMGVNIYKEGQDVVLKPDSEYPEWLFQMNVGPPKNLEELDPETREYWRLLRKHNIWRHNRLSKNQKF is encoded by the exons ATGGCGGCCAGGCGCCTCTTAGGTGCTACGTGGAGCTCGGCCGGCTGGCGGGTTCGGGAGCTCCCGGACCCCGCCGCTTCTGTAAGACTCCATGTACGAGATTATGCCAAGAGACCGG TCATTAAGGGGGGCAAAGGTGCTGTGGTCGGTGAGGCCCTGAAGGACCCAGAGGTGTGTACAGACCCCATCCGGCTCACCACGCACGCCATGGGTGTCAACATCTACAAGGAGGGCCAGGATGTGGTCCTGAAGCCGGATTCCGAGTACCCAGAGTG GCTGTTCCAGATGAACGTGGGTCCCCCTAAGAATCTGGAGGAGCTGGACCCTGAGACCCGGGAGTACTGGCGGCTGCTGCGGAAACACAACATCTGGCGCCACAACCGGCTGAGCAAGAACCAGAAGTTCTAG
- the APBA3 gene encoding amyloid-beta A4 precursor protein-binding family A member 3 isoform X1 yields the protein MEFLTTSQPPPGPPAMDLEEPRDTLSPSQDLTPDCLWDPAPGGPGSLSQMELDGLNIQDLLQQFEALPGDLVGLSPDGPPCPLHIATGHGLASQDITDAHGLLSAEAGREDLLSLLQQDERPPSQSGPQEPPDPAPRLLQPPDDPEGDMAPQEWAEGASVEQDEGRSSSSSPELWLETVPLVTSEEPPASAQSPETLASYPALQEASGPCDHEDLLDGVIFGAKYLGSTQLVSERNPPPSTRMAQAQEAMDRVKAPDGETQPMTEVDLFVSTKRVKVLTADSQEALMDHALQTISYIADIGSILVLMARRRLARRPAPQPHSRRLYKMICHVFHSEDAQLIAQAIGQAFAVAYSQFLRESGINPSQVGSQQSQGATGPGHLHNGDLDHFSNSENCREVCIEKRRGEGLGVALVESGWGSLLPTAVIANLLHGGPAERSGALSIGDRITAINGTSLVGLPLAACQAAVREVKSQTLVTLSIVHCPPVTTAIIRRPHVREQLGFCVEDGIICSLLRGGIAERGGVRVGHRIIEINGQSVVATPHARIIELLTEAHIEVHIKTMPAATYRLLTGQEQPVYL from the exons ATGGAATTCCTGACAACCTCCCAACCCCCTCCAGGACCTCCAGCCATGGACTTGGAGGAGCCCAGGGACACACTTTCACCCTCTCAGGACCTCACCCCTGATTGCCTGTGGGACCCGGCACCAGGAGGCCCCGGCAGCCTGAGTCAGATGGAACTTGACGGGCTAAATATTCAGGACCTGCTGCAACAGTTTGAAGCTCTGCCAGGTGATCTGGTGGGCCTGTCCCCAGACGGACCCCCGTGCCCCTTGCACATTGCCACTGGCCATGGCCTGGCCTCTCAGGACATCACCGATGCCCATGGGCTCTTGTCCGCCGAGGCTGGCCGGGAAGACTTGCTGAGCCTCTTGCAGCAAGACGAACGCCCTCCTTCCCAGTCAGGTCCCCAGGAACCTCCGGACCCTGCTCCTCGCCTGTTGCAGCCCCCTGATGACCCAGAGGGGGATATGGCCCCCCAGGAGTGGGCAGAAGGAGCCTCTGTCGAGCAGGACGAGGGCAGGAGCTCAAGCAGCTCCCCAGAACTCTGGCTGGAGACAGTACCTCTGGTCACTTCTGAAGAGCCACCTGCCAGTGCCCAG AGCCCTGAGACCCTGGCTTCctaccctgccctccaggagg CGTCCGGCCCCTGTGACCACGAAGACCTCCTAGATGGTGTCATATTCGGGGCCAAATACCTGGGCTccacccagctggtgtctgagCGAAACCCGCCCCCCAGCACGCGCATGGCGCAGGCCCAGGAGGCCATGGACCGCGTCAAG GCCCCCGATGGGGAGACCCAGCCGATGACAGAGGTAGACCTCTTCGTCTCCACCAAGAGGGTCAAGGTTCTGACGGCTGACTCCCAG GAGGCCCTGATGGACCACGCCCTGCAGACCATCTCCTACATCGCTGACATCGGCAGCATCCTGGTGCTCATGGCCCGGCGGCGGCTGGCCCGGCGGCCGGCACCCCAGCCCCACAGCCGCCGGCTCTACAAGATGATCTGCCACGTTTTCCACTCAGAGGAC GCCCAGCTCATCGCCCAGGCCATCGGCCAGGCCTTCGCCGTGGCCTACAGCCAGTTCCTGCGGGAAAGTGGGATCAACCCCAGCCAGGTGGGCTCCCAGCAGAGCCAGGGTGCCACGGGCCCCGGCCACCTCCACAACGGGGACCTCGACCACTTCTCCAATAGCGAGAACTGCAGGGAG GTGTGCATCGAGAAACGCCGGGGTGAGGGTCTGGGCGTAGCCCTGGTGGAGTCGGGCTGGGGTTCCTTGCTGCCCACGGCCGTCATCGCCAACCTGCTGCACGGGGGCCCCGCCGAGCGCTCAGGGGCCCTCAGCATTGGAGACCGCATCACCGCCATCAACGGGACCAGCCTGGTGGGGCTGCCCCTGGCCGCCTGCCAGGCTGCCGTCCGC GAGGTGAAGTCTCAGACGCTGGTGACCCTGAGCATCGTCCACTGCCCGCCGGTCACCACGGCCATCATCCGCCGGCCCCACGTCCGCGAGCAGCTGGGCTTCTGCGTGGAGGACGGCATA ATCTGCAGCCTCCTCCGGGGTGGCATTGCCGAGCGCGGGGGCGTCCGCGTGGGGCACCGCATCATTGAGATCAACGGGCAGAGTGTGGTGGCCACGCCCCACGCCCGCATCATTGAGCTGCTCACGGAGGCCCACATTGAG GTCCACATCAAGACGATGCCTGCTGCCACCTACCGCCTGCTCACAGGCCAGGAGCAGCCGGTGTACCTGTGA
- the APBA3 gene encoding amyloid-beta A4 precursor protein-binding family A member 3 isoform X2, translated as MEFLTTSQPPPGPPAMDLEEPRDTLSPSQDLTPDCLWDPAPGGPGSLSQMELDGLNIQDLLQQFEALPGDLVGLSPDGPPCPLHIATGHGLASQDITDAHGLLSAEAGREDLLSLLQQDERPPSQSGPQEPPDPAPRLLQPPDDPEGDMAPQEWAEGASVEQDEGRSSSSSPELWLETVPLVTSEEPPASAQSPETLASYPALQEASGPCDHEDLLDGVIFGAKYLGSTQLVSERNPPPSTRMAQAQEAMDRVKAPDGETQPMTEVDLFVSTKRVKVLTADSQEALMDHALQTISYIADIGSILVLMARRRLARRPAPQPHSRRLYKMICHVFHSEDVCIEKRRGEGLGVALVESGWGSLLPTAVIANLLHGGPAERSGALSIGDRITAINGTSLVGLPLAACQAAVREVKSQTLVTLSIVHCPPVTTAIIRRPHVREQLGFCVEDGIICSLLRGGIAERGGVRVGHRIIEINGQSVVATPHARIIELLTEAHIEVHIKTMPAATYRLLTGQEQPVYL; from the exons ATGGAATTCCTGACAACCTCCCAACCCCCTCCAGGACCTCCAGCCATGGACTTGGAGGAGCCCAGGGACACACTTTCACCCTCTCAGGACCTCACCCCTGATTGCCTGTGGGACCCGGCACCAGGAGGCCCCGGCAGCCTGAGTCAGATGGAACTTGACGGGCTAAATATTCAGGACCTGCTGCAACAGTTTGAAGCTCTGCCAGGTGATCTGGTGGGCCTGTCCCCAGACGGACCCCCGTGCCCCTTGCACATTGCCACTGGCCATGGCCTGGCCTCTCAGGACATCACCGATGCCCATGGGCTCTTGTCCGCCGAGGCTGGCCGGGAAGACTTGCTGAGCCTCTTGCAGCAAGACGAACGCCCTCCTTCCCAGTCAGGTCCCCAGGAACCTCCGGACCCTGCTCCTCGCCTGTTGCAGCCCCCTGATGACCCAGAGGGGGATATGGCCCCCCAGGAGTGGGCAGAAGGAGCCTCTGTCGAGCAGGACGAGGGCAGGAGCTCAAGCAGCTCCCCAGAACTCTGGCTGGAGACAGTACCTCTGGTCACTTCTGAAGAGCCACCTGCCAGTGCCCAG AGCCCTGAGACCCTGGCTTCctaccctgccctccaggagg CGTCCGGCCCCTGTGACCACGAAGACCTCCTAGATGGTGTCATATTCGGGGCCAAATACCTGGGCTccacccagctggtgtctgagCGAAACCCGCCCCCCAGCACGCGCATGGCGCAGGCCCAGGAGGCCATGGACCGCGTCAAG GCCCCCGATGGGGAGACCCAGCCGATGACAGAGGTAGACCTCTTCGTCTCCACCAAGAGGGTCAAGGTTCTGACGGCTGACTCCCAG GAGGCCCTGATGGACCACGCCCTGCAGACCATCTCCTACATCGCTGACATCGGCAGCATCCTGGTGCTCATGGCCCGGCGGCGGCTGGCCCGGCGGCCGGCACCCCAGCCCCACAGCCGCCGGCTCTACAAGATGATCTGCCACGTTTTCCACTCAGAGGAC GTGTGCATCGAGAAACGCCGGGGTGAGGGTCTGGGCGTAGCCCTGGTGGAGTCGGGCTGGGGTTCCTTGCTGCCCACGGCCGTCATCGCCAACCTGCTGCACGGGGGCCCCGCCGAGCGCTCAGGGGCCCTCAGCATTGGAGACCGCATCACCGCCATCAACGGGACCAGCCTGGTGGGGCTGCCCCTGGCCGCCTGCCAGGCTGCCGTCCGC GAGGTGAAGTCTCAGACGCTGGTGACCCTGAGCATCGTCCACTGCCCGCCGGTCACCACGGCCATCATCCGCCGGCCCCACGTCCGCGAGCAGCTGGGCTTCTGCGTGGAGGACGGCATA ATCTGCAGCCTCCTCCGGGGTGGCATTGCCGAGCGCGGGGGCGTCCGCGTGGGGCACCGCATCATTGAGATCAACGGGCAGAGTGTGGTGGCCACGCCCCACGCCCGCATCATTGAGCTGCTCACGGAGGCCCACATTGAG GTCCACATCAAGACGATGCCTGCTGCCACCTACCGCCTGCTCACAGGCCAGGAGCAGCCGGTGTACCTGTGA